In Ischnura elegans chromosome 3, ioIscEleg1.1, whole genome shotgun sequence, the sequence ACCCCTTACAACTTTTAAATCAAGCATTATCTATAGATTACAATCAGGTTTCCTCCCAGGCAAAGAATCACCTAGTGAACAATAAACTtcgtgtatacataatatatactCCACAGATGTCACATTGAAAATTTCCCGAATTCTGGCATACAAAATTTTATACTATGAAGTCCCAACGTGTTAAAGGCATGgtggttttctcatttttacttTAAGCTTGACCTATTGATTAAGTTCTTTGCAGTGAGACATTCTgggttttatgataaaataaaagatcTGGTGCTTTCTCAGCGaattaattgtaaataattcTTTTGGGTTTCCAGCTTGGAGATAGAATCCATCTTGTCAAACATTCTGAATGATATCAGAACCAAGGGCTCTCAGAGGACAAGGAGCACGATAGACCTGAAAAGGTTGCACCTGATGGATTCCATCACCTAGCTGGAAACCAGAGAGGACTTTATCCAACAAAGTAGCCAGTTTCAAGTACAAACACCACGTAAAAAAGACCCTCACACTATGCACGAAGTTCAACAAGGATAAGAAACCAGTGCTAGAGGAATCTGGCCTTTCAAGACATCTCCCTTGCTTTTTTTGTCAGAGCTGGAATCATGTTTAAAAATACTCCAATTTTCTTCAATAGGTATATCCAAGTATCCAAAACATTGCAGTATGAGTATCAATGAGTTGATTTGATGCAGATATAAGCTAAGTTGTGCTGCAAAAGAGACCTCAGCAACTTCATGGTTGCCAAAATTTAGAATCACTACCTCCAAACGCCGGTGAATATCAGGTCATGGCTCATGACAAATTTAGCATCCCTAACTACCAAATCttgcggctgagctttaagccaccaaGTGCGttcaccgggttgcggatggtgggtcaacctctagatatagaggttagctgcgagataagcgagttctctcatTGAATAAGCAGTTGTGGACATAAAGCGGCggtaatccgaggtggtatgggtctatccctgggtgagataggctatataaatgatacattaaacctgtgaagataccgtgacttggcgatgagaggccgccaacaattatgcctcacatcacccggaggagagggcagcagctcttcttcatatgagtgaaggtggagaccacggtgttcagtacagcgacactcattgcacttcaggcatggtaacatttactttaacggctgtagtactgcaatgtggaaggcaaggggaaaccaccacattattatcccgaggagtcgcagctactccaactttaaataatctgacatgatggaattctctcgggtaaaaaattccggaggtaaactagtcccccattcggatctccgggcagGGACTACCTGAGAGGGTACAttggtcaattgtgataaagttatgaggataggtacatggaacgtgagatcactcaggacttgcggtaagctagaaaaccttaaggtggaaatgaaaagattgaatatcgacgtgctaggaatcagcgaaatgaaatggcctgaggagggagacttttggagtggaagctataggattatacacacaggatccctgaacggtaatgctggggttgggataatgctcagaaagagcgccggaatgcatgtgaaaagcttcctacagtacaatgaaaggatagttatggtaaagatagagactaagccggtagataccgtagtggtacaggtctacatgcctacgacagactacgaggatgaagaagttgaagacgtctacgatgatatcaagggagtaatcaaacaggtaaggggtgaagaaaaccttattgttttaggtgattggaacgctgtcgtcggcgaaggtcaagatggaagaataaccggaaaatatggataaggaaatagaaatggaagaggagaaaggctcctggaattctgcacagaacacaaataagtggttgccaacacactatttaagaatcacatgcgaagaagatacacatggaaaatgccaggagacaaaagactatttcaactagactatattttagtgaagcagaggtttaggaaccagagaaaggactgcaaaagctacccggggggcagatatcgacagtgatcattatctagtgatgatgaaataccatctgaaattcaagaaattgaagaaatcaacAAAGAACGCCTGGAACAAAGAAGTAATGGAgtgcaagataggattagatcagtctgaaaaatcagttgagaataactggactaacataaaaagtgggtttcaggaggccgctagagaagttctagggagaagaaaacgtgttaagaaaaagccatggatcacggatgaagtcctagacctcattgaagaacggagaaagtataaaaatatgaatactgaggaaggacaggttTGCTACtagagaataaagaacgagatttgcagcaaagcgaggaaagccagagaagcgtggatgaggaacatatttgaggacgtgcaaaataaccttgtacaagggaaagtggaagcggcctatagaatagtgaggaaccatttcaaggaacgaaacacaaaatgtaataccataagggacaagaatggaaacattctaattgaaaacgaagacaaagccaagagatggaaggaatacctggaggaattatacaacggaagcaaacttagctgaaaagttatcgaagaggaaagtgaagttgaaaaggatgacattggagcaagcatcttaagatcggaatttgatgctgcaatagagacctgcgaaagaataaggccccaggaatagatgacattccagcagagctaattgAAAATGCacgagaaaaggtcttaactcaactgtataaaactatctgcgatatgtactcagcaggagatttacctagtgacttcgagaagaacatcatcattcccatacccaaaaagaagagagctgagaagtgcgaagaatttaggaccataagcctggcgacacatgcgtcgaagattctgacaagaatcatttacaggagaatagaacgaagagcagaagaattcctggatgaggaccaattcggatttaggaaaagcaggggcacaagggaagcaattttggcacttaggatgctcatagagaagagattggagaaaaacaaaccgactttcatagcatttgtcgatttagagaaggcatttgataacgtggaatggaatgcaatgcttagaattctgaaagaaatcggcgtactctacaacgatcgtagaattattcatagtttgaataaaaaccaagtagctgtgataaaatgtggaccaaacggtgcagaagcaagaataagaaaaggggtgagacgaggttgtgcgctttcccccttaatttttaatgtttacatagagaaagccatcaatgaaaacAAGGataaagcttcgggtgtcaatatccacggagaaaaaattagcatgctgcgatttgctgacgacatagcagtcatagccgagacagaaggatttaaagaagacgttgacaaagatggaaaggacaatggccagatatcagcagaaaatcaacaaaaagaagactaagatattagtttgcagcaaaagagaggaggctaaaacaaacatcaacctaggaaagcataaacttgaagaggtgaacaagttttcttacctgggaattaccagcgatggacggagcaagaaagaaatacacagtagaatagcgcaggcgaagagggctttctacacaaagaagaatcttcttacagctgaaaataccagcatggaagtaaggaaacaattcctcagatgctacatatggagtatgtttctctacggaagcgaggcttggacattgacagcagcaaagaagtcaagagtggaagcattcgaaatgtggtaagaagagtgggagaaaagagaaacctcctaaaaaccttatgcagaggaagggacaacttagttggccacattttgaggcccgatggtctgatgaagacaatcgttgaaggactagtggaagggaaaaatggcaagggaaggccccgaatgagttatataagacaggttataaaggatgtaaaagagaagaaatatgtaggtatgaaaagattagcggataggagagagaaatggagagctgcgtcaaaccaatcttaggattgttgactaatgatgatgatgaactaccAAATATCTATTCCAATGTTCAGAGGGGGTTCGGGAGAGAGAGCCTTCCCAAGAAAAATTTGATTaatcaaaaaatcaaaaagttcagtattgaacaaaaaatttgtGGCTAAGCTTTAAACTTCTGAGAGCACCCACCGGATAGTGGATGGTGGGTTGACCTCTAGGTAAAGAGTTAAGCTGCAATAATAGCGAGTTAACTCGTCTAATAAGCAGAGGGCAATAAGAAAATGCCATTAACTATGAAAAAATTTGTGACTACATATGAGCTGAAAAGTTGAAAGctccaaaatgcaaaaaaaaaaaaatattgctttgcaGTAGAAGAGATAGGGTAAAGACCAACCTGAACCTACGAAACCATATCTTGAGGAGGTAAGGAGTTCTATTACTTGGGTAGCCCAGTAACCAATGATGAACAAGGCAAGAAGGCTATAAACATAGCGTTACTCCAGGCCTAAACTGGTAGAATTCCAATACTTATTAAATAAGAgcttacttgcaattttctaaaCTTACTTCAATTTTCTCTACATGactgttttcaaaacattttatacaAACATCATGTAACCCTTGTATCCATTGTGTACCACTCTCAACTGACAAtacataatacaaaatgtattgaaactgggcgtgcaaagaaaatttatgtatttgagGCAAATTTCCAgtaagtattaatttaaaattagcaacTATTAGAGTCTGTAAAACAAGAAATAATGGAACTtcacaaaattttttcattgcaatcaACTGATACGGCATAGATAATGCAGGCACATACAACTTTTTCTCTAACCCCCCTCATTGTCTCCTCTtcagctttatttatttatttatttcaaacaccaccgaaaacagcactgttcggcctttacttCGGGGtttataacatttaacaatcacaaacatccatgccctggataagggtaacttacccaggcgggactcgaacccgcgaccttcggtttggcaggcgaggactttaccccgccgccaccgaggccggccaaatGGGGGTTTACAGCAGCTGCATGTTTGAAAACTCCCAGAGATTTCCAGACTTCACGGacatattaatgtaaaattgaTTTCTTCTCATTAGTAATAAaagtgtttcatgtttttttggtGGTTGAAGTTAAGGATATTTTTCTAAATGAATGtgtggaggaaaataaaaataagctgaTGTTAAAGACCTTAaagatattttgattgaaaatcacACCACCATTTCTTCTCAGATTTAAATAACATCATGGTGGATCTTAGGAAGAACATTATATTGTCGCCAGAATTCAAtagtaatagcattaaaataaaaggattaacaaattaaatttaaacaaccCCAATTTGCTGAAGACATGTTTTTCTACTCCACTGGCTCACAGGATATGTATGACaatcaaaaacacaatttacttACATTGAAAACATTGTACTTACTTTCGGTGATTAATGGAATGCGAAATGGGACAACAcaagggaaattttatttaagttagCAAATAGCtaaaaatggcaatttatttCTGTTGCTGTGGTAAAGAAACCCCAGGAAATTACCTAGCCGACTCAAAAATTCCCACAGATTTTCctcatacagtagactctcgttattacgaagtcaacgggaccgaaaaaccggaggttcgaaATAACGGAGTTCGTATGAACGTTACTTTCAGgaatcatcgaaagaaaaaaaaacatactttgtcaaaatttcatgaaTCTTCAATCTCCCGCATTTATAATCTTCAGAGCCAAGTGTATAATATATGCGAAATTATGCGCAAGTCCTCGATACACGAAGAAGATTCTTTGCGAGACATTGCTCGTTATAGTTGATAAACCTATTCAAGGCGTcgaggagagtggttatcctgcataatgcaacactgcatcacaataaTGCGTTAACtcacgaactgatctagcttgcaacgtagccggagccgaaaaaaatcgctgtccGCGGGAAGAAAGAATAGGCGAAAGGCTGAATAGTTCCTGACTTGAcaccggattaaatgatactttgttctgATTATGCCCAAAaagcgagttcctctacgccacgtaGTGTCACATCGGCAAACTCcgaaggcgccaaatttgaaatttcgggcgcacttcaatttttcgaatattcgtacctctgaaagttcgtaaatccaatgtgcgtaggaagaggattAACTATACGTCCAATTTACTAGCGtaaatgagtgggtcaccataattccacaggaataaAGCCTATATATAATGTTGAgtgcatattgaagtatctccCATTGAAGAAAGAACCAAAAGTGACGCTCTCGGACAcagtacaagaagagaacttaaacgtagatcaACGATGATAACGTAGCgaagtgtatatccacctaaatgccgttgcaaTTTCGCGGAACTTAGTAATATAGTTCATTTTGTAAcagccgggaccgggactgaggttcgtaatacGTTTATTTTTACTCTAGATTGGATAGTttttttcgtcgggaccaacgaattgcttcgtaataacgagagctTCATTAACATTACACAGATCTCAGAGCCCTTTATCTGGATTTCAGTATGTACAACAGGAATGTCTCTCTTGAACTTGAGGATGATACTATGCATTGAGACTTACATCATGAAATGTAAACATGAGATCTTACCAAGTTCTTTCTTTACTTATGACAGGAATCAGCCAATTCTCCTCACCATACCATGGGCTTTCTCCCAAGGGCTACAGCCTCGCAATGGAAATCAAAAGCATTTTTGTACCAAATACCCTTTAGCTAGATTATTGCCAACTGTTCCCAGCACAGCCTCAGAGCTAGATAAGTTGGAGGGTGGGAGGCACACATAAAAGGTAGGCCATGCAAGTTATCATgctaaaaaaagtgaaaatggacATTGGAAATGCCAAAAACACCTTTTTCTCCTCAGAACgtggaagtagaaaaaaaaaagatagagCTCAGGAAACTATGGGGCTTGACCACTCTACAAGCTTCTACTGCTCTCAGAAATGGAAGATTCATGGTCTcagcatttatcttaaaataaaaacctaaaaattgaaaaaagtaacagaacaaagaaatgaaaacaatggaaaaagttacAAAAGAGAATAATAGCAAATAATGAGTAGTAATAAGACATTTAGAGACGATCTGAGGAGGAAAATCCAAAACAGGATAAGGAGAAAGGCAGTACAGTAGACCTTCAATTTACGATATTAATCCATAATGGAGGAGCGATCGTACAGAGAGTGCTATCATATGTTGAATCTGCATTATTTCTGTAGAAAACTGCTTCCCTTGAACTTATTACaaccatattaaaatttaagctacaACAGATGTGTTTCACTTGagttggaagtaaaaaaaaacattttcatcttgATAAttatatattagaaaaatataagtCTTTCTTAACTTCACAAggacacataaagcatttatattatttttataattttcaaaaaaaatatcgatACCTCTTGTTATCACATGTAACTGAGCTCCAGAATCTACTGTCACCATCACCCCTCTCAGCAGCACACCATGATAATATAAAATTAGCACCTCAAGATTTTAGTCATACAAAGCAAGTCACaaagttcttaatcattattaCACTTAAATATAACCAGTAAAAAGATAAAGGGAAGTTTTTACAGAATCTCAGTGTGAAAGTCCAAGTTGAAAGGAGGCCAAGGATTCATGATTACAAATCTGTTATAAGAGCTTCTTTGAACTGGTTTCCCAGACTGGTAGATATGGCACTTTTTCCTCGCAGTCTGGTGGCAGAATCCTTTTTGCGCAAGACCCAAGTGAATGGATTTTCCCTTTGAACAGATGTGAGAAATGACATCAGAAACTCcaccaaaatagaaaaaataccaaTAGCAACAAAAAAGGATCAAGCCGACTAACCTGGGTGAATTTGAAGGGGACTTTAAACGCAAACTATCATCCTTCCCAGCTCTCTTTCTATCCCAGCTCTTACGCCTCTGCACACAAGACCTCAATTTTACAGACTGCAACATTTCTAAAGAAACAACTGGTCCATTGGGGGTTGACATATTTCTGTCGATCCTCTGATGGATTGATCATGCAAAGAaatcagattgattgattgattcaaCTACATACAGAAGCAAAGAGAGAGGAATATTTTACATACCCACCAACCATAGATATttattttgagctaaaaaaacTGCATGAACTGCTTTAACATACATTATGTACATCTAGATAGTTTTAGAACCATGGCTCCCAACCTGGGATGGACTAAATATGCATTCACATCTAAAAAGGGCTGCACATTTAATAGAGTGAAATAACTTCCCTTTCTTTATTTAACATTGACCACAGAAAGAGACTTGTCTTTAGTCGGTAAGCGCTCAACTACTGGTACATAACATAAGAGTAACGAAGAGATAAAAAGGGCACTAATTGGAATCTGGCCAGGCAAAATTGAAAGGCACATTAAACCCCACAATACATGAAGTCTCGATGCTTCTAAGGGTTAAGAATGAGCAGTTTACCGGTTGAGCAATAAATAGATGACTGTGAGCCTCTGTACGCAATGGTTGACCAGTTGTGATAGCGAATTACTTAGCACGAAAATCAAGAAAGGTTCTTCTAGTACTTGTTAATTGCAACGCACATGCTAATTGCTATAGtgagttaaaaaataatcagttggAATTTATTCCTCCGAACACAACATCCTTGGTGCAACCAATGTATATGGagataattataaatttgaaaaaaatttactgtggGAAATAAGAAGATAATATTCTAGAATCTATAGAAGATTTCCGACATTGTCATCAACAGCCAACGAAGTACGCTCAAAGGTGAACATTCTGCAAGCAATTATGTTTTTGGCTGAAAGCTGGCGAGATATCACCTGTCAAGCATTTCAAAACTGTTTTTTTCATTGATGTTTGAAACCTTGCGACATAGTTTTCAACACTACAGCAGAATCTGATAGCGAAATCAACTCTAAACTGTACCAAATAGCAAGCCAAGAAGAGTTTGAAAATATCGACTgcaatttggaccaatgaaaactgcGAAGTTGATATTGTTGAAACCATATTATACCGGCAGCAAggtgaagctgaaggtgaggatagtgatggagatgaaatcacaCCTGAGCAGAGTCGAGTGACATCTCAGGATGCAAGGAGGTTCATTGAGGGGTTACAACTCTTCTTCATGCAAAAGGCGATGAAGGTAGCCCAATTTTGTCATTGAATTTCTGTGCCGACTTTGCTCGTATGATGAGAATGACGAGAATGCAGCAGAGTACATAAGACGAATTCCACAGACGAAGAGATATGATTTGAACAGCAAGTACTCACATGTTTATAACAATATATATGAATTATTTAGAAATAACAAATTCTCAACTAATTAACTGTGAACTTTTTCTTTAATAGAACTAAATAAAAGATTTTCATCCAGCATCACCTGaggccgtgaaaaatattttcaacgaagtttaatataattcttaaaaaatattaataaatcatcttaactcgctgatttattaaacaaattaatagttaaataaacttggtttgaaaacactttttagtcttctttctatcattccAACATTTTTCGTGCCCATATATGAGAGATTtcacctaattggggcaaagtgcacctATCCCGATATGTccaaattaaccggaatctactgtatatcctaaaaaataatttttgcccgTGATAACCCAACAAATAGATGATATTGATAACACTAGGATTTGAAGCCCCAACTTCTTCACAAGTAATAAGGGAATGATATACAGTTATATACCTATAAAGCCTGATGCTTCCCCAACTTCATCAGAAATTTCAAAATCCCATAAAACTCCAGTTTTCCCCAACGATTAATACCGacaatatgcaaataatattctcATTCAGACTGGAAAAAATTACGCACTAATTTTCTTTAATGTAATAATGCTAACTGTCATTGCCAACCAAAATTTTCTCCGATGATACTCAAGattgtagtaaaaaaaaacatgcactcACTGAAGACGCAGGTGTTTTCCGCAGCTGAACTTTTCTCAAATCGTCCACAGTAATGGATGGTCTGGCGGTTGACATATCATTCTTCTGTTTATCTTTCTTCACTTTTGACAAAACAACTGGTGTACTCTGGCTGAAAATAGGCatcggtggtggtggtggtggtgggggaggcggaggaggaggtggaaCAATGTTGGGCGCTGTGCTTTGAGCTTTCTCACATTGATTGTGAAGGGTTCCCACAGTTGCTGATGACAAGCCCTCCTTAAGTTCTTTCAGCTCTCTTTCCACCACCTCTAACCTCTGTATTACCTGGGATTCTCCATGATGCAGACAGCAAGGACAGTGCTTAGCTTCAGTTTCCACTGTCTTCAAACCCAGGAGTGAGCGGACtcgcctcagagaaatcaaactCTTTAAAGAAAAGTACAAAATTCACATATTACATCAACCTCTACAATACAGCACCGAATAAAATGCTAATGGAAAAGCTTAATTACCTGATCAGCTAGCCACTTTAGTAAAGCCAAGAAGaatgacattgaaataaaaaaaggccaaTTCATATTCTCCGAATTGAGGAAGACCCATTGGACATTTGAATCATTGCTGGTACTGGCCACTACACCATCCTTTAAACAATCTGGATCTTTCCCCCCTGAGTCAACATCATCACAATTCAAGCTACTAAGAGACACCTTCTGCACAAAATTAACGTCATCTTCATCCGAGGATTTTTGAACATGAAAAGAAGACTCTGAATTGTCCAGCTCTCGATTTTGCAAATCTATAATAACTTTGCTTGAGTCTTTGTCATTGTACTTAATGTCATCTATCTGAAAATGAACAGTCTTGCTTGGAGACAAAATATGTTCTTTAGTGTATATGTTGGGTTTCCTTTCACACTTTTCCATGGAATATTCAAGATCAATTTCTTGAACCAGACATGATGGTTTCAACAAGTTATCAAGGTGCATATTACACTCACTATGTCGCTCTACCAAGGAGGTGTCATCAATAATGTTGAAGGATTTTTCACCTTTAAGATCAGAGGATACACAACAGTTAGGGTAATTATCATGAACACTCAAAGGACATACACTACTTTTCGTCAAAGATTCATCATCTTCAAGAGTATCACTGGAAGCCACCTCTTCTTTGGCAGCAGCAGATATTGAGCTGCTGGATGGGTTATCACAGTCATTTTCACTACATGTATCAGGCACCACTATTCCTTGATAGCTGGATAATTTTTGATTCTCTAACATGTTTTGATCTCTTCTTTCCTCTGGTATATCTCTGAAGTCCACAGATGGGTTAACATCTGTTTTGCTAACAACTTGTACATCAGCAACATTGACCCTTGTTTCCTTATCATTGTGCACATCTGTAACACACACTGATTTCTCCGTTCTCTGCTCCACTTCAACATTACTTGGACCATTTTGCTGATCTTTGATTCTCGTGAATCgcaattttttctgttttctttttttccgtgatttttttccacgatttctgTACGGCATATTGAGGTAAGCCCTGAAATGatcataatgaaaattaattcctcatttttatttgtattcaaCAGGAAGATATGATAATCACTAATGAATCTAAAACTTTTGCCagttccacaaaaatattttgataatttttgttgaattaaGTTTGAAAAATTTAGTGATATTCAACTGATGGTGATGCTACGTTTCCACTCAATTCAGAGCACTCTTGCTAGGCAGGAGTGGACTGCAATATAGCATTTTCTCAGCctacttaaatgaaaaatttgtgtCCTTTGAATCATCAAACAAAACAAATTGGCCaattagaaataatatttgaacTCCCGCCAATTGCTCCGACCAACCGACATGTGATCAGGCAAGAAGTGGCCGAAAAGATTACTCCAAGAAATGCCTACTTGCTCACACTGAGCTACTGCgtaaccataggcggatctagggggaggggggcaagtgcccctacctaccagacccttaaaaaatgtgcaagttttttaatatggtcccattatgattgcgttcgttttatattacttgtgcccccccagatcaaaatcctggatacggccttgcttgtgccccccccagaaagaaatcctggatccgcccctgtatgtaACATTCGGCAAAATGGCATAGCTGCAGCGGTAATTCTCTGACCAAGGGAGCCAAAAACATCAGGTAGTGAAGGAATTCTATTCAAAAGGCAGTCAAGTAGcaagtgatggatgaagcaaaaAGGAAAGAGTCAGTAGAAAAGctcatgtgaaaaaataaattcttaaaatgaGGAAGCTATTAtaaacacattcagtgcggagcacgtcaattgatgtgctctgctTGTCCGGCCAGGAGCCCCGCCTCCCTACGTGAATAATATCTACTTCTGAGTCTTCCAAtcatgtgtatggccttcagtAAGGTTCCCTTTTTCGAACCGTGTGCGCTGTTTATAAAAAGCAGTATTTTAACAGAAGTTATGGTGCGGAAACCTCCACCTATTTTTACTTCTTATTTTTACGGCTGATTTTGACGAATTTAATGAAAAGAGGGCCTTCATTGAATGTGTTAACTGGGAAGAAGCATTGAAGTGAGAAAGAAATTCATAAGGACTAACATTTTGAGCGTGCTTCTTCACAGCAATGAGTTTGGAATGATGACAGCAGCAGGAAAGCCAACgttggaagcattcaaaatatggtATTACAAAAGGATGTTGAGGACTACATGAATCAATAATGTGACTAGTTTAGAAGTCTTAGAAAATttgagtaggagagaagagttAGAAGAAAAtaggacaacttaattggccacatttaGTAGGATGGTGTGATGAAGACAAATGCTGGAGAGCAAGTAGAAGACAAAAATTCCATAGGTAAAGCTAAGGTTAGATATATGGATCAGGAGATGAAAGGATGTAAAACAGAGGAATAATAGCTGTGTTACATAGTAGCTAATTGGAGAATTTGAACAGAGAGCTGCATGAAACTAACTTTATTATTGTTGGCTATTGATAGCATAGTGATAAAAGCTTTTCAACACATCCACAATAGTTTTTCCACATCCAGTGGTAGTGGTCCTGATATTTTTACGTGTACCTGCATTGTGATTGGTGACCCCCCCTGTAGGGAATGGTTTGGACTATTTGGACCTAGTTCTTgttcttgcaaaaatatttatttatttatttatcacatcccccgtaaacagcacataatggccttttacaacgagggtttcga encodes:
- the LOC124155752 gene encoding uncharacterized protein LOC124155752 isoform X2, producing the protein MPYRNRGKKSRKKRKQKKLRFTRIKDQQNGPSNVEVEQRTEKSVCVTDVHNDKETRVNVADVQVVSKTDVNPSVDFRDIPEERRDQNMLENQKLSSYQGIVVPDTCSENDCDNPSSSSISAAAKEEVASSDTLEDDESLTKSSVCPLSVHDNYPNCCVSSDLKGEKSFNIIDDTSLVERHSECNMHLDNLLKPSCLVQEIDLEYSMEKCERKPNIYTKEHILSPSKTVHFQIDDIKYNDKDSSKVIIDLQNRELDNSESSFHVQKSSDEDDVNFVQKVSLSSLNCDDVDSGGKDPDCLKDGVVASTSNDSNVQWVFLNSENMNWPFFISMSFFLALLKWLADQSLISLRRVRSLLGLKTVETEAKHCPCCLHHGESQVIQRLEVVERELKELKEGLSSATVGTLHNQCEKAQSTAPNIVPPPPPPPPPPPPPPMPIFSQSTPVVLSKVKKDKQKNDMSTARPSITVDDLRKVQLRKTPASSRIDRNMSTPNGPVVSLEMLQSVKLRSCVQRRKSWDRKRAGKDDSLRLKSPSNSPRENPFTWVLRKKDSATRLRGKSAISTSLGNQFKEALITDL
- the LOC124155752 gene encoding uncharacterized protein LOC124155752 isoform X1, producing the protein MINLVTISGTIRLPGQYYKMAYLNMPYRNRGKKSRKKRKQKKLRFTRIKDQQNGPSNVEVEQRTEKSVCVTDVHNDKETRVNVADVQVVSKTDVNPSVDFRDIPEERRDQNMLENQKLSSYQGIVVPDTCSENDCDNPSSSSISAAAKEEVASSDTLEDDESLTKSSVCPLSVHDNYPNCCVSSDLKGEKSFNIIDDTSLVERHSECNMHLDNLLKPSCLVQEIDLEYSMEKCERKPNIYTKEHILSPSKTVHFQIDDIKYNDKDSSKVIIDLQNRELDNSESSFHVQKSSDEDDVNFVQKVSLSSLNCDDVDSGGKDPDCLKDGVVASTSNDSNVQWVFLNSENMNWPFFISMSFFLALLKWLADQSLISLRRVRSLLGLKTVETEAKHCPCCLHHGESQVIQRLEVVERELKELKEGLSSATVGTLHNQCEKAQSTAPNIVPPPPPPPPPPPPPPMPIFSQSTPVVLSKVKKDKQKNDMSTARPSITVDDLRKVQLRKTPASSRIDRNMSTPNGPVVSLEMLQSVKLRSCVQRRKSWDRKRAGKDDSLRLKSPSNSPRENPFTWVLRKKDSATRLRGKSAISTSLGNQFKEALITDL